A region from the uncultured Draconibacterium sp. genome encodes:
- a CDS encoding mechanosensitive ion channel domain-containing protein, whose product MNEQVNEYLEMAYDLLITYGLKVIAAIIVLILGLWVIKIITRRTAKVMEKRDINVSVRGFLRSLINILLKVMLLISIAKMVGIETTSFIAVLGAAGLAVGMALQGTLSNFAGGVMILIFKPFKVGDLIVSQGHLGTVKEIHIFVTILLTPENKTVILPNAAVSSNDIVNYTTEGVIRVDMDFGISYDSDIKKAKNVLMKIIENHPSVLKDPAPFVGVKGLGDSSIDLAVRPYTKPTDYWKVYFEVYEAGKIALDEAGITIPFPQMDVHLNKLEKK is encoded by the coding sequence ATGAATGAACAGGTTAATGAATATTTGGAAATGGCTTATGATTTGCTGATTACTTATGGATTAAAGGTAATTGCTGCCATTATTGTATTGATTTTAGGTTTGTGGGTAATTAAGATTATTACACGACGAACCGCTAAAGTGATGGAAAAACGCGACATCAATGTTTCGGTGCGCGGATTTTTACGCAGCCTTATAAACATCCTTTTAAAGGTGATGTTACTCATTAGTATTGCAAAAATGGTAGGTATAGAAACTACCTCGTTTATTGCAGTACTTGGTGCGGCCGGTTTGGCGGTTGGTATGGCTTTGCAGGGAACGCTTTCTAATTTTGCCGGTGGCGTGATGATTTTAATTTTTAAACCATTTAAGGTTGGCGACCTTATTGTTTCGCAAGGGCATCTGGGAACAGTAAAAGAGATACATATTTTTGTGACCATACTTTTAACACCCGAGAACAAAACGGTGATATTGCCTAATGCAGCTGTATCGAGCAACGATATTGTAAATTATACTACTGAAGGAGTTATACGAGTTGATATGGATTTTGGTATTTCCTATGACTCGGATATAAAAAAGGCGAAGAATGTGCTGATGAAGATTATTGAGAATCATCCGAGTGTATTAAAAGACCCAGCTCCGTTCGTTGGCGTTAAAGGCCTGGGAGATAGTTCAATTGATTTGGCTGTGCGGCCTTATACGAAACCAACAGACTACTGGAAAGTATATTTTGAGGTTTATGAGGCTGGTAAAATAGCCCTTGATGAGGCTGGCATAACCATTCCATTCCCACAAATGGATGTGCATTTAAACAAGCTCGAAAAAAAATAG
- a CDS encoding sugar phosphate isomerase/epimerase family protein: MNTNRRNFLRTTTAAATGAMLLSPALAMGGNKSRYKISLAEWSFHKAIFGGEMTNLDFPRVTRELGIEGVEYVNQFFKDKAKDEKYLSELKKITKEEGVENVLIMCDGEGMVGHPDKKEREKTVDNHKKWVDAAAFLGCHSIRVNAGSRGEYEEQQKLAADGLRMLCEYGDKNKINVIVENHGGLSSNGEWLSGVMLLVNHKRVGTLPDFGNFITNYETGEQFDRYKGVELLMPYAKGVSAKSNVFNANGDEANMDYYKLMKIVHNSGYKGFVGIEFEGNEISEREGVIATKALLEKVFKTL, from the coding sequence ATGAATACAAATCGCAGAAATTTTTTACGAACAACAACTGCAGCGGCAACAGGTGCCATGCTATTATCGCCAGCTTTGGCCATGGGAGGAAACAAGTCGCGCTACAAAATTTCGCTGGCCGAATGGTCGTTCCACAAAGCCATTTTTGGTGGAGAAATGACTAATCTTGATTTTCCGCGAGTAACCAGAGAACTAGGAATTGAAGGAGTTGAATATGTGAACCAGTTTTTTAAAGACAAAGCCAAAGATGAAAAATACCTCTCGGAGCTAAAAAAGATTACCAAAGAAGAAGGGGTGGAGAACGTACTTATAATGTGCGATGGAGAAGGTATGGTAGGCCATCCGGATAAGAAAGAAAGAGAAAAAACCGTTGATAACCACAAAAAATGGGTGGATGCGGCAGCGTTTCTGGGGTGCCATTCAATACGCGTAAATGCCGGAAGCCGTGGCGAATATGAAGAGCAACAGAAACTGGCAGCCGATGGTTTGCGAATGCTTTGCGAGTATGGTGATAAAAACAAAATAAATGTAATAGTTGAAAATCACGGAGGCTTATCAAGCAATGGTGAATGGCTTTCCGGGGTAATGCTGCTGGTTAATCATAAACGGGTTGGAACACTACCCGACTTCGGCAATTTTATCACAAATTACGAAACCGGCGAGCAGTTTGACCGCTACAAAGGCGTGGAGCTATTAATGCCATATGCCAAAGGAGTTAGTGCAAAATCAAATGTTTTTAATGCCAATGGTGATGAAGCAAATATGGATTACTATAAGCTAATGAAAATCGTACATAATTCGGGCTACAAAGGCTTTGTTGGCATTGAGTTTGAAGGCAATGAAATATCGGAACGAGAAGGAGTTATAGCCACAAAAGCGCTGCTCGAAAAAGTTTTTAAGACCCTGTAA
- a CDS encoding AMP-binding protein, which yields MRNQTLASLYTEAFTQHWDEMAFSDFEGGNFNYKDIAKTIKSLHLFYQLAGLKRGDKIAVLGRNSSNWAASFLSAISAGLVIVPILPDFNKNDTNHIINHSESKIVIGAAGLLDKIDLAFSEKLEAIIQLEDFSFFSGKDANLEYKLNDGFQYYKENTLSKDAFAFEEWAPEEMCIISYTSGTSGFTKGVMIPERSLLSNIIYAREHMPLSAGNKIVSFLPMAHVYGLLFEFLFPVSLGCHITFLSKMPSPAVITKAFGETKPHLILSVPLVIEKIYKKRILPAIEKPSVKLMLKIPLLSTVILKKIRAKMIDTFGGRFFEIVIGGAPLSADVEKFFKRINFPFTIGYGMTECGPLISYEAWNKTMTSSAGRLVDRMEVRIDSEDPYNVVGEIQVKGENVMLGYYKNEKETKAAFTEDGWLKTGDLGVTDKNDFIYIRGRSKNMLLGPSGQNIYPEEIEAKLCNQNYIAECVVVDREHKLVALVYPDYEALKTNNVDKKEIDKIMEENRKKANAELPRYENVSRIELVSEEFEKTPKRNIKRYKYI from the coding sequence ATGCGTAATCAAACTTTAGCAAGCCTTTATACCGAAGCCTTTACTCAGCACTGGGATGAAATGGCTTTTTCAGATTTCGAAGGCGGCAACTTTAACTACAAAGACATTGCTAAAACTATAAAGTCGTTACATTTATTTTACCAGCTTGCCGGGTTAAAACGGGGAGATAAAATAGCTGTTTTAGGCCGTAACTCATCAAACTGGGCAGCTTCATTTTTATCGGCGATATCTGCAGGTCTGGTAATTGTTCCCATCCTTCCCGATTTTAATAAAAACGACACAAATCATATTATCAATCATTCCGAATCTAAAATTGTAATTGGGGCAGCCGGTCTTTTGGATAAAATTGATTTGGCATTCTCTGAAAAACTGGAAGCAATTATACAGCTTGAGGATTTTAGTTTTTTTAGTGGAAAAGACGCGAATCTTGAGTATAAATTGAACGACGGATTTCAATATTACAAAGAAAACACCCTCAGTAAAGATGCATTCGCTTTTGAAGAATGGGCACCAGAAGAAATGTGTATAATCTCATACACATCAGGAACCTCAGGTTTTACAAAAGGAGTAATGATTCCGGAACGAAGTTTATTGTCGAATATTATTTACGCCCGCGAACATATGCCTTTAAGCGCCGGAAATAAAATTGTTTCGTTTTTACCCATGGCACATGTTTATGGTTTGTTGTTCGAATTTCTTTTTCCGGTGAGTCTTGGCTGCCACATTACCTTTTTAAGTAAAATGCCATCACCTGCAGTAATTACAAAGGCTTTTGGAGAGACAAAACCGCATTTAATCCTGTCTGTACCTTTAGTGATTGAAAAGATTTACAAGAAAAGAATACTACCGGCTATTGAAAAACCAAGCGTAAAATTAATGCTAAAAATACCGCTGCTTTCAACTGTAATTCTAAAAAAAATACGTGCAAAAATGATTGATACATTTGGCGGACGCTTTTTTGAAATTGTAATTGGTGGAGCACCACTAAGTGCCGATGTTGAGAAATTCTTTAAACGCATTAATTTCCCCTTTACAATTGGTTATGGCATGACAGAATGTGGGCCATTGATTAGTTACGAAGCCTGGAATAAAACGATGACCTCATCTGCCGGCCGTTTGGTTGATCGAATGGAAGTCCGGATAGATTCGGAAGATCCTTATAATGTAGTTGGCGAAATTCAGGTTAAGGGCGAGAATGTTATGCTTGGGTATTATAAAAATGAGAAAGAAACAAAGGCAGCATTTACCGAAGATGGATGGTTAAAAACAGGCGACCTGGGCGTAACAGATAAAAATGATTTTATTTACATTCGGGGCCGATCAAAAAATATGCTGCTGGGACCATCGGGGCAAAATATTTACCCGGAAGAAATTGAAGCAAAATTGTGCAACCAAAACTACATTGCCGAATGTGTTGTTGTTGACCGCGAACACAAATTAGTTGCCTTGGTTTATCCTGATTACGAGGCACTGAAGACCAATAATGTAGACAAGAAGGAAATCGATAAAATAATGGAAGAAAACAGGAAAAAGGCCAATGCAGAATTACCACGCTATGAAAATGTCAGCCGGATTGAGCTGGTTTCTGAAGAGTTTGAGAAAACACCAAAACGAAATATTAAACGCTACAAATACATATAA